CACGGCAAATCAATCCGATGCCCAAACCACGTACCTAGAGTGTAGATGCTATAATTATCCATCCATAAGATATACACAGCCAAAAAGATTGTGAAAAATTTGAACCGTGCAGAGATTCCGTGGTGATCATCGATGATACCTGCAATAAAAACGATTAAGATAGACACAAACATCCACCGATCTATCAAAAACACAGAAGGATAGCATATCAAGCACCCAATAAAAAAGGCAAATACAAATCCCACTCCAGCACCACGGGGGAGGACCTCAACATGCTGGCTTCGTTCATTTGGCAGATCCAAAAAATCCAATCTCACAGCTTGCTTTTGAACAAGCTTGATGGATAGGTAGGATAAAAGTGCAATCGACATGAGCTTAAGTGTCAGCATAATTTTGTCTCATTTGTTATAATCTCTCTCTAGTTAATTCATTATTTCATTGTATCAAACATTATTTTAAATTATTGTATAAATAAGCAATAAACTTCTACCCTAGACTTTTTATTGTCGAATTTATTGTAATTCGAAATTTCAAGACGGCAATCAATAGATTTTTGATTGTATGTCACCAATATTTTGCATCTGTTTTCTTTTTTCTTCAGATTATTTTCCTAACCGCTGCTTCGACTGAAAAAGTTGATTTCAAAAGCTCTTGAGCATTTTCTCCAATTTTTTTTCTATAATCTTCATCTAAAAGTTGTATCGCATTGGTAAGAAGAGTTTCATCATCTCCATTGATTGTTATCAATCCAGCTTCATACTTTTCGACGATTTCTTTGAGATCATTTCCTTCGTTGATACTTCCAAGTATTGGCAGCTTTTGTACCATATAGCCCAGTAATTTACCAGGAAAATTATGCGTTGTGTGATCTTTGTGAAGTGTAAATAAACCAACATCAAATTCAGCTAACATTTGCTTAAACTCATCTTGTCCAACTGATGGCAAAAGTGTCATATTTGTTAGCCTACTTTTTTCTATTGCATCCCTTACCAACACCACTTCATCACCAGCGCCTACTAAAACGAAGTGGGCTTTATCATGAGAATTCATGTTTTTAGCTAGTCTGACGATGTTCATCATATCCTGAGCATGGCCTATATTTCCACCATAAAAATAAACAACTTTATCTTCAATTTTAAGTGCCTTTTTATAAAAATTACGAGACTCTACAGGTGTATTTGCAGCCCAATTATACAAAACTTCTAATTTCACATTTGTAGCAACAGTTTGTTTAAACCACTCTAAATTTTTCTGAGACATTAGTCCAATTGTATTTGCAGCAGCATAATTTCTTTTTTCAAAATAACGAAAATATTTTTCTATTATTGAGCCTTTTCGAATCAAACCTTGGTCGACAGCCCACTGAGGGAAAAGGTCTCGCAATATCAAGTAGCTAGGAGCATCCCAGGTTTTTTTGAGTTGTTTTACCAATCCACTCCAAAAAATTGAAGGCGAATAATAAACAATCATGTCATGCCTATTATCTTCGAAGTAAGACTTAAAGTTTTTCCATGCATAGTAAGATAATAGTGTTTCATTGATTGCTCTTTTAATCTTGCCTACATTTTTGATTGCACCACTTTTAAATCGGCAAACCGTTACATCATCAAGTTTAGTTATTTCAGTATTCTTATTGAGTTCTGGAGATGGTGTGATGACAGTCACTTCATGACCTTGATTGATAAACTCACAAGCCAATTCATGCATCATCTTAGCAGCAACCTTGATGCTATGGGGCATATAATCATCAACTATTAAGCAAATTTTCATATTACATCTTTTTCCAAACCGTTTTATTCACATAATCAGTATAAGACAAGATGATTCTCAATACTTTATCAGACACATTCGGCATACTATAATCAGCAACATTTCTTAAAGTATCATTTTCTTGTGTTTTCAACACTTCTAGTCCTTGGAGTATTCGCTCTTTTTCAAGTCCTACCATCATCACAGATGCTTCTTCCATCGCCTCTGGTCTTTCATGTGCTTCTCTTATGTTTAAAGCCCGAAATCTTAAAATGGACGATTCTTCACTGATAGTACCACTATCACTTAAAACAGCTTTTGCATCTTTTTGAAGTTTGACATAATCATTAAATCCCATAGGTTTCATCAAAGAGATTAAAGAGTTAAACTTCACACCTTGTTCTTCAATCTTATTTTTTGTTCTTGGATGCGTTGAGATTATGATTGGCAATTTATAAATATCAGCGATAGCATTAAGAGTATCCACTAAATCTAAAAAGTTTTTATCTGAGCTGATGTTTTCTTCACGATGAGCAGACACCACAAAATACCCTTGAGGTTTTAAAGAGAGTTGCTCTAAAATATTTGAGTTATTTATATCGTCCAGCTTACTATTTATAACTTCAAACATAGGACTTCCAGTCTTGATGATTCTATCAGCTGGCAAACCTTCTCTCAGTAAATATTCTCTTGCTATATCACTATATGTAAGATTTACATCACTTGTGTGGTCTACTATCTTTCTGTTCGTCTCTTCTGGCACTCTTTGATCAAAACATCTATTACCTGCCTCCATGTGAAAGATAGGGATATGCCTTTTTTTAGCAGGAATTGCACATAAACAACTATTTGTATCACCTAAAATTAAAACTGCCTCCGGATTTTCTTTTTCCAAAATAGGATCAATGGCTATAATTATTCTACCAATGGTTTCAGACGCCCCACCACCTGCTGCATCCAAAAAGTAATCTGGTTTTCTAAGATTGAAATCATTAAAGAATACTTCATTGAGTTCATAGTCATAATTTTGTCCCGTATGCACAAGTATATGCTCTATCGCGTCAGAACTCTCCAACTTTGCTATCACAGATGATAATCTGATGATTTCTGGTCTTGTCCCAACAATCGTCATCACTTTTAATTTTTTTATCATGTTACACCTCTAAAAAATAAGTATCTGGATTATCTTGGTCAAAACTCTCATTTGCCCAAAGAAATAGTATCATCTCTTCATCACCAGTATTTTTGATATTATGCGTATATCCAGGTATCATCTCGACAATCTCCATCTTTTTATCACTCACTTTATAACTGATAATCTCATGTGTCATGATGTGACGAAACTCTATAACTGCTTCACCTTTCACTACCAAAAACTTTTCATTTTTGGTATGGTGGTAGTGATTGCCTCGCGTGACTCCTGGTGCAGTAGTAGAGAGTGAAAATTGACCACTATCTAGCGTTTTTAGAATTTCATAAAAAGTACCTCTATCATCTTGATGACCTTTGAGTTCATACGAAAAATCATCGGGAGATAAATAACTCAAATAGGTACCATATAAAGCTCGCTCAAATCCACGCCCAACATTTGGTATTAAGAGAGTTTTTCTATTTTCTTTAAATTGATAAAGTAAGCTCTCTATCTCGCCCAATGTTTTTTTGTAAACCGTTTCAATACAAACATATGGCTCATCGCCAGCTAGGTCAAGTTTTGAGATGAATGATTTCACGACATCATCTACATGTACCAGAGTCAATTCTACACTTCTATCACTCACATGAATCTCAATATTATTGGCGATATTATAGCACCAAGTAGCTACGACACTATTATAGTTTGGTTTGCACCATTTTCCAAAGATATTGGGTAATCTGTATATATAAATCAAAGCACCTGTCTCTTTTGCATAATCAAGCAAAATATTTTCGGCTTCAAGTTTACTTTTCCCATAATCATTATTTAATTCTGCTTGAATGGAAGAGGATAATAGTATGGGGGTATTTTTATTGGCTTCTTTTAAAATTTCTACAATCATCTTAGTAAGATTACTATTGCCTTCATAAAACTCACTTGCATCTTTTGGTCTATTGACACCTGCGAGATGAAATATAAAATCAACCTCTTTTACATAGGCTTCAAGTAGATTTATAGAATCTTTTTTACTGTATAAATAAAGCTCTATACTTTCATCTCTTTTGAGATGCTCTATCATATTTTTAGCCAAAAAACCATTTGAACCCGTGATGAGAACTTTCATCTAAATCACTCCAAATTCTTTCAGATCATCTTGGATCTCATATAAATCTATTAGCATTTTTCTTAGTTCTGTTTCGTCAAGTCTATGCGTATTGTGAGAATGATACTCTCCAGCTTGTGTTACCACTTCTTCTCCATCTTCTACAAACTTAGTATAGTTCAAATCACGATTATCAGAAGGGATTCTATAGTAATCACCCATGTCTAAAGCTTTTACCATCTCCTCTTTTGTAAGAAGTGTTTCGTAAAGCTTCTCTCCGTGGCGTGTGCCTATGATCTTTACTTCATGTTCTGGTCTGTTTAGCATGTTTTTGAGAGTTTTTGTCAAAAGCTCTATAGTAGCTGCTGGAGCTTTTTGTACGAAAATATCTCCATTTTTACCATTTTTAAATGCAAAAAGCACTAAATCAACAGCTTGATCTAAACTCATCATAAACCTTGTCATAGCAGGGTCGGTAATCGTAATCGTTTTGCCAGCCCTAATCTGGTCGATGAAAAGTGGTATAACCGAACCACGAGATGCCATGACATTGCCATATCTCGTACATGCTATCATCGTGTCGTTATCATCAAGGTTTCTACTCTTTGCGACTGCTACTCGCTCCATCATAGCCTTGCTTATGCCCATCGCATTGATAGGATAGACTGCTTTGTCTGTACTCAGG
This genomic window from Sulfurospirillum sp. 1612 contains:
- a CDS encoding glycosyltransferase family 4 protein — encoded protein: MKICLIVDDYMPHSIKVAAKMMHELACEFINQGHEVTVITPSPELNKNTEITKLDDVTVCRFKSGAIKNVGKIKRAINETLLSYYAWKNFKSYFEDNRHDMIVYYSPSIFWSGLVKQLKKTWDAPSYLILRDLFPQWAVDQGLIRKGSIIEKYFRYFEKRNYAAANTIGLMSQKNLEWFKQTVATNVKLEVLYNWAANTPVESRNFYKKALKIEDKVVYFYGGNIGHAQDMMNIVRLAKNMNSHDKAHFVLVGAGDEVVLVRDAIEKSRLTNMTLLPSVGQDEFKQMLAEFDVGLFTLHKDHTTHNFPGKLLGYMVQKLPILGSINEGNDLKEIVEKYEAGLITINGDDETLLTNAIQLLDEDYRKKIGENAQELLKSTFSVEAAVRKII
- a CDS encoding polysaccharide biosynthesis C-terminal domain-containing protein, which gives rise to MKVLITGSNGFLAKNMIEHLKRDESIELYLYSKKDSINLLEAYVKEVDFIFHLAGVNRPKDASEFYEGNSNLTKMIVEILKEANKNTPILLSSSIQAELNNDYGKSKLEAENILLDYAKETGALIYIYRLPNIFGKWCKPNYNSVVATWCYNIANNIEIHVSDRSVELTLVHVDDVVKSFISKLDLAGDEPYVCIETVYKKTLGEIESLLYQFKENRKTLLIPNVGRGFERALYGTYLSYLSPDDFSYELKGHQDDRGTFYEILKTLDSGQFSLSTTAPGVTRGNHYHHTKNEKFLVVKGEAVIEFRHIMTHEIISYKVSDKKMEIVEMIPGYTHNIKNTGDEEMILFLWANESFDQDNPDTYFLEV
- the wecB gene encoding non-hydrolyzing UDP-N-acetylglucosamine 2-epimerase, whose product is MIKKLKVMTIVGTRPEIIRLSSVIAKLESSDAIEHILVHTGQNYDYELNEVFFNDFNLRKPDYFLDAAGGGASETIGRIIIAIDPILEKENPEAVLILGDTNSCLCAIPAKKRHIPIFHMEAGNRCFDQRVPEETNRKIVDHTSDVNLTYSDIAREYLLREGLPADRIIKTGSPMFEVINSKLDDINNSNILEQLSLKPQGYFVVSAHREENISSDKNFLDLVDTLNAIADIYKLPIIISTHPRTKNKIEEQGVKFNSLISLMKPMGFNDYVKLQKDAKAVLSDSGTISEESSILRFRALNIREAHERPEAMEEASVMMVGLEKERILQGLEVLKTQENDTLRNVADYSMPNVSDKVLRIILSYTDYVNKTVWKKM
- a CDS encoding polysaccharide biosynthesis protein, which codes for MFKNKVLLITGGTGSFGNAVLRGFLDTDIKEIRIFSRDEKKQDDMRKVYNNDKLKFYLGDVRDINSVIDAVRGVDFIFHAAALKQVPSCEFYPMQAVQTNVIGTENVLNAAINAKVKKVIVLSTDKAVYPINAMGISKAMMERVAVAKSRNLDDNDTMIACTRYGNVMASRGSVIPLFIDQIRAGKTITITDPAMTRFMMSLDQAVDLVLFAFKNGKNGDIFVQKAPAATIELLTKTLKNMLNRPEHEVKIIGTRHGEKLYETLLTKEEMVKALDMGDYYRIPSDNRDLNYTKFVEDGEEVVTQAGEYHSHNTHRLDETELRKMLIDLYEIQDDLKEFGVI